The Impatiens glandulifera chromosome 3, dImpGla2.1, whole genome shotgun sequence genome contains a region encoding:
- the LOC124932514 gene encoding anthocyanidin 3-O-glucosyltransferase 2-like produces the protein MEKKIELICIPSPGTSHIVSMLQMARLMVARDQRISITVLLIKRPASSTDLTSTSFEENNDQTSIRFVHLREPDPSNSLIHLDEQARFFASTGEIQIPIVREAIVAEFMGRPGSLGNLAGILMDMFCACMVDVAKEFQVPSYIYFPSNASCLGLMNHMHAMIEQEEGSEFINSDPVLNIPIFSHPYPANVLPITMIYKNHNTTTLLGLTNKFKESSGIVVNTFSELEPVANRENEKLGPIYHVGPLVNFEKSIGRDEMMRWLDDQPRSSVVFLCFGSMGNFVEEQVKEIAVALERSRCRFIWSLRMSREVLPEGFLERTCELGKLIEWAPQVDILSHVAVGGFVSHCGWNSILESLWYGVSVAAWPLYAEQQMNAFLLVKELELAVEVKMDYRQNENQIVAAEVIENAIRRLMDGGSDMDEMRKRVKDLSETSNIDRRRIFL, from the coding sequence ATGGAGAAGAAAATAGAGCTGATTTGCATTCCTTCCCCAGGCACTAGCCACATAGTATCCATGCTTCAGATGGCCAGGCTCATGGTGGCCCGAGACCAACGCATCTCCATCACCGTTCTGCTCATCAAACGACCCGCCTCCAGTACCGACCTAACCAGCACTTCTTTCGAGGAGAACAACGACCAAACAAGCATAAGATTCGTCCATTTGAGGGAACCCGACCCTTCGAACTCACTCATACATTTAGATGAACAAGCCCGTTTCTTTGCCAGCACCGGAGAGATCCAAATACCCATTGTCCGTGAAGCCATAGTTGCCGAGTTCATGGGTCGACCCGGATCATTAGGGAATCTCGCAGGAATACTAATGGACATGTTCTGTGCCTGCATGGTTGATGTAGCAAAGGAATTTCAAGTCCCTTCTTATATATACTTCCCCTCTAACGCTTCTTGTTTAGGTTTAATGAACCATATGCATGCCATGATAGAACAAGAAGAAGGATCCGAATTCATCAATTCGGATCCGGTTCTTAACATACCCATCTTCTCCCACCCTTACCCGGCCAATGTTCTTCCTATAACAATGATCTATAAGAACCACAACACGACCACATTGCTTGGCCTAACTAACAAATTTAAAGAATCCAGTGGCATTGTCGTAAATACATTCTCTGAGCTAGAACCGGTGGCGAATAGAGAAAATGAGAAACTGGGACCGATTTATCATGTGGGTCCGCTTGTGAATTTCGAGAAGAGCATTGGAAGAGACGAGATGATGCGTTGGCTGGATGATCAGCCTCGTTCTTCAGTGGTGTTCCTCTGTTTTGGGAGTATGGGTAATTTCGTGGAGGAGCAAGTGAAGGAGATCGCGGTGGCGTTGGAGCGTAGCCGGTGCCGGTTCATATGGTCGTTGAGGATGTCGCGGGAGGTACTTCCGGAAGGGTTTTTGGAGAGGACTTGTGAATTGGGGAAATTGATTGAGTGGGCGCCACAAGTGGACATTTTGTCGCATGTTGCGGTTGGGGGATTCGTGTCGCATTGTGGGTGGAACTCTATTTTGGAGAGTTTGTGGTATGGTGTGTCGGTCGCGGCTTGGCCTTTGTATGCGGAGCAACAGATGAATGCGTTTTTGTTGGTTAAGGAATTGGAGTTGGCGGTTGAAGTTAAGATGGATTATAGGCAGAATGAGAATCAAATTGTGGCGGCTGAAGTTATTGAGAACGCGATAAGGCGGTTGATGGATGGTGGGAGCGATATGGATGAGATGAGGAAGAGGGTTAAGGATTTAAGCGAGACGAGTAACATTGATCGAAGGAGGATCTTCTTATAA